Part of the Helicobacter ganmani genome, AAGTATTTTGGATTTTATTAACAATGTTAATATGAGTCGTGCAGACATTGGTTCTGCAATGAATGGAATCCAATCTGGCGTGAATGCAAGTATGAATACCGTAGTAAATTTGAAAGCTGCGGAAGGTGGATTAATGAAAGACGATTTGGCGGAAAATTACAATCAATTAAATTCTGCAAAACTAAAAGAAAATGCTTCTCTTTATGTTGCATCTTTTAATGCGCAATATTTGCAAAGTCGCTTAGACGCATTGCTAGGCTAATTGATTTTTCTTAAGCTTTACGGATAATCTTCTTAATATTGTAGAAGCAAAGAGATTCTCCTTTCTCTTTGTGTTTTTTATTTCTCCTTAAAAACAATTTGAAAATGATGGGTTATATTTTGTGTTGAAAATCTTGCTTTTATGGTAAGATTCTGTTTTCAAGTCCCTACATAAGGATTCTTAATGTTTTTTAGTAAATATTCCGCAAGTGGTAATGATTTTATTCTCACGCATACTTTTGGCACTCAAAAACGCGCATTTGATAAACTTGCGCGAAGGATTTGTAATCGTCATCAAGGTGTAGGCGCAGATGGTTTAATTATTTTAAAGCCACATTTGGAATATGATTTTGAATGGGAGTTTTATAATTGTGATGGTAGTATTGCGCAAATGTGCGGAAATGGAAGTCGTGCAGCAGCGATGTATGCGTATCATCAAGGAATCGCAAGCTACAAGCAGAGATTCTTAACACTCGCAGGAGTGATTGATGCAACCCTAGAAGAAAATGTGGTAGAGAGTGCGTTAAGTGGTGTGAAAGTGTTGCAAGAAAATATCTGTGAATTGGGCAACACTTGGGCATTGATTGACACAGGAGTACCGCATTTAGTTTGTGAGAAAAAGAATGAGTTGAGCAAAGAGGATTTGCGCTCTTTGCGCCATAAATATAATGCAAATGTTAATGTCGCAGAGATTTTGCAAGACAGAGTGATTGCGCGCACCTTTGAGCGCGGGGTGGAAGATGAAACACTTGCATGTGGCACGGGAATGGCAGCAATGTTTTATTATTTGTTTTCTGCGGGCAAGATTTCAAACCCTTGCCTTTTTAATCCCGCAAGCAAAGAGGATTTGTATCTAAAAGAATCTAATCAAAGACTTTATCTCAAAGGCAGAGTGCATAAAATTTGCGATTTTGTAATGTAGAATCCCGCAAGGTTGAACTTGCTCCTGTGATTCTATTTCCCGTCCTTGCTAGTGTAGTGGTAATTTATCTAAACTTTTGGTATGATTTTGAAAATTTATTCTTAAGGAAATATTGTGAGTTTTTGTATTTTATTTGGCGGAAAATCTTATGAACACGAAATCAGTATAGTTAGTGCGATTGCTCTAAAGAAATTATTACCGCAAGTGAAGCATTTTGTTTTTTTAGACGCTTTGCATAATTTTTATTTGATTCCAATACAAAATATGCAGTCTAAATTTTTCAGCTCTAAAGAATACATAAAAGCACAAAAAATTTATCCCAAAAAAGATGGGTTTTATCTGCGCACATTTTTTGGAGAAAAGCCTCTTAATCTACCAATTCTTATTAATCTTATCCACGGAGGAGATGGAGAAGACGGGAGTGTAGCGAGTTTGCTAGACTTTTATGGGATTCCTTATATTGGTCCGCGTAATCCCGCGTGTGTGTTAAGCTTTGATAAGGAGCTAACGAAGTTGCTAGCCAAAGGTCGGGGGGTTTTGAGCCTTGAATATCGTGTGCTGTATCGTGATATGCCTATACCGAAGAATTTAACTTTCCCATTGATTATTAAACCCGCTAGGCTTGGAAGCTCTATTGGAATCAGTATCGTAGAATCGCAAGAAAAGCTGCAATACGCACTAGAATCTGCTTTTGAATTTGATGAAAAAATCCTCATTGAGCCTTTTATAGAGGGAATTAAAGAGTATAACTTGGCGGGTTTTAAGTCCAAAGAGGGAATGAGGTTTTCTTTTGTGGAAGAGCCAGAAAAAAAGAAATTTTTAGATTTTGAAAAAAAATATTTGGATTTTTCGCGCACAAGTAATGCAAAAGAAGCGGAAATTAGCGAAGATTTGAAGTTGGCTTTGCGAGAGAATTTTAGCAAGCTTTATGAAAATTTGTTTGAAGGAGCTTTGATTCGTTGTGATTTTTTTGTCAAGGATAATCAATGTTATTTAAATGAAATTAATCCAATTCCGGGAAGCCTTGCAAATTATCTATTTAAAGATTTTCAAGAATCCTTAAGTCAGCTTTCTAAAGCACTTCCAAAACCTGATGAAATCAAAGTTACCTATGAGTTTTTACACCAAATTCAATTTGCAAAAGGTAAATAATGGCGCAAAAAAGATTGGATTATAAGGGGCAGAGTTTTTCCCTCTCGTATGAGATATTAGAATCCCAAAACCTTTCCGCTCCGACGCTTGTGATTCTGCATGGTTGGGGTGCTAGTAGAACTCTGATGAAACAATCTTTTGGCGGGCTTTTTAAGAATTTTAAGCATTGTTATGTGGATATGCCTGGATTTGGAAATTCTCCTACTCCACCCTTTGCGCTGAATACCTACGACTATGCCGAGATTTTAAAAATTTTTTTAGGGCAACTTTCTTTGATTCCTAGCCATTGTAGCATTATGGGGCATAGTTTTGGTGGGAAAGTCGCGACTTTATTAGAACCCAAAGAATTAATTTTGCTAAGTAGCGCAGGGATTCAAGTGCCAAAAAGCTTTAAGGTGCAATGTAAAATTGCACTTGCTAAATCTTTGAATCGGTTTGTGCCAAGATTAAGTAGAATCTTTAAGCAATTTTTGCGTTCAAAAGATGTAGAAAATATGGACGAAGTGATGTATCAGACTTTTAAAAATGTTGTAGATGAGGATTTTTCAAGCATATTTGCAGAATTTAAGAGTCCGTGCTATATTTTTTGGGGAGAAAGAGACCTTGCTACACCTTTAAAATC contains:
- the dapF gene encoding diaminopimelate epimerase, coding for MFFSKYSASGNDFILTHTFGTQKRAFDKLARRICNRHQGVGADGLIILKPHLEYDFEWEFYNCDGSIAQMCGNGSRAAAMYAYHQGIASYKQRFLTLAGVIDATLEENVVESALSGVKVLQENICELGNTWALIDTGVPHLVCEKKNELSKEDLRSLRHKYNANVNVAEILQDRVIARTFERGVEDETLACGTGMAAMFYYLFSAGKISNPCLFNPASKEDLYLKESNQRLYLKGRVHKICDFVM
- a CDS encoding D-alanine--D-alanine ligase; amino-acid sequence: MSFCILFGGKSYEHEISIVSAIALKKLLPQVKHFVFLDALHNFYLIPIQNMQSKFFSSKEYIKAQKIYPKKDGFYLRTFFGEKPLNLPILINLIHGGDGEDGSVASLLDFYGIPYIGPRNPACVLSFDKELTKLLAKGRGVLSLEYRVLYRDMPIPKNLTFPLIIKPARLGSSIGISIVESQEKLQYALESAFEFDEKILIEPFIEGIKEYNLAGFKSKEGMRFSFVEEPEKKKFLDFEKKYLDFSRTSNAKEAEISEDLKLALRENFSKLYENLFEGALIRCDFFVKDNQCYLNEINPIPGSLANYLFKDFQESLSQLSKALPKPDEIKVTYEFLHQIQFAKGK
- a CDS encoding alpha/beta fold hydrolase, which translates into the protein MAQKRLDYKGQSFSLSYEILESQNLSAPTLVILHGWGASRTLMKQSFGGLFKNFKHCYVDMPGFGNSPTPPFALNTYDYAEILKIFLGQLSLIPSHCSIMGHSFGGKVATLLEPKELILLSSAGIQVPKSFKVQCKIALAKSLNRFVPRLSRIFKQFLRSKDVENMDEVMYQTFKNVVDEDFSSIFAEFKSPCYIFWGERDLATPLKSGEKIHALIPNSKFFVLGGDHFFFLKGAKEIEKLYLNIKK